One Balneola sp. DNA window includes the following coding sequences:
- the aroQ gene encoding type II 3-dehydroquinate dehydratase: protein MNILIINGPNLNLLGKRNPGVYGTGSLKELQEFLTSQFPDHNFEFYQSNVEGELINKVQGAMDDGTDGVVINPGGYSHTSVALRDALEPLEIPKVEVHISNIHAREDFREKSVTGAVMDGIITGFGPNSYVLGIHAIEQLAKQSA, encoded by the coding sequence ATGAATATTCTTATAATAAATGGCCCAAATCTGAATTTGCTCGGGAAACGAAATCCCGGTGTTTATGGCACAGGCAGCCTGAAGGAGCTCCAGGAATTTTTAACCAGCCAATTTCCAGATCATAATTTTGAGTTTTATCAAAGCAATGTGGAAGGGGAGCTTATTAATAAAGTTCAGGGAGCCATGGATGACGGCACCGATGGAGTGGTAATAAATCCCGGTGGTTATTCACATACTTCAGTAGCGCTGCGAGATGCCTTGGAACCACTTGAGATTCCAAAAGTTGAAGTCCATATCTCCAACATCCATGCCCGTGAAGACTTTAGAGAAAAATCTGTAACCGGGGCCGTGATGGATGGAATTATTACCGGTTTTGGCCCAAATAGTTATGTATTGGGGATTCACGCCATTGAACAATTAGCAAAACAGTCCGCTTGA
- a CDS encoding HIT family protein — protein sequence MPSIFTKIIEGEIPSFKIAEDEKQYAFLDINPSAEGHTLCIPKKEVDYIFDLEPDELTELNRFAQKVAKGMDEALEPIRTGIIVEGMEVPHAHIHLIPIYKETQSFSLGKKVRVSQDRMMELAKIISEKVTL from the coding sequence ATGCCGAGCATTTTCACTAAGATTATTGAAGGAGAAATTCCAAGTTTCAAAATAGCAGAGGATGAAAAGCAATATGCTTTCCTGGATATCAATCCTTCTGCGGAAGGCCATACTTTGTGTATCCCAAAAAAAGAAGTGGACTATATTTTTGATTTAGAGCCTGATGAATTGACCGAATTAAATCGCTTTGCTCAAAAAGTAGCAAAGGGAATGGATGAAGCTCTAGAACCCATTCGCACCGGAATCATTGTTGAAGGTATGGAAGTTCCTCACGCCCACATTCACCTCATTCCAATTTATAAGGAAACACAGAGCTTTAGCCTGGGTAAAAAAGTACGGGTAAGTCAGGACCGAATGATGGAGCTGGCAAAAATCATCAGCGAAAAAGTAACCTTATGA
- a CDS encoding riboflavin synthase translates to MFTGIVQEVGTVAEIKSLNGGGKELIISCSFAGTCHEDESIAVNGVCLTVTAFDEKTFTVQAVEETLRKTSTGELESGSPVNLERSLTLQKGIEGHLVQGHVDTTGKIKHIEKEETGWLLTIEYPDEYTNMIVGRGSITMEGISLTVARESENNFTVAIIPYTWNHTNLKEKSAGDSVNLEFDVIGKYVVKYLANIGRDSL, encoded by the coding sequence ATGTTTACCGGAATTGTACAAGAAGTTGGAACCGTAGCTGAAATTAAATCTCTAAATGGCGGAGGTAAAGAACTCATCATTTCATGTTCCTTTGCTGGGACCTGCCACGAAGATGAAAGCATTGCTGTAAACGGCGTTTGCCTTACCGTTACTGCTTTTGATGAAAAAACCTTTACCGTACAGGCTGTTGAAGAAACCCTCAGAAAAACATCAACAGGCGAACTCGAAAGTGGAAGCCCCGTAAACCTTGAACGCTCTCTCACCCTTCAAAAAGGAATCGAAGGACACTTAGTCCAAGGTCACGTTGACACCACCGGTAAAATAAAACATATCGAAAAGGAAGAAACAGGCTGGCTGTTAACCATAGAATATCCCGATGAATACACAAATATGATTGTAGGAAGAGGTAGCATAACCATGGAAGGGATTAGCCTGACCGTAGCCAGAGAATCTGAGAACAATTTCACTGTTGCCATCATACCTTACACATGGAATCACACTAATTTAAAAGAGAAGTCAGCCGGAGACTCGGTTAACTTAGAATTCGATGTGATTGGCAAATATGTAGTTAAATACTTGGCCAACATTGGCCGAGATTCGCTGTAG
- the ribD gene encoding riboflavin biosynthesis protein RibD: MSKHEPNTPEHWMQQALELAAQGKGYVAPNPMVGCVIVSEEGKLVGEGYHKKFGEAHAEVNAVQSIANKADLENATVYVSLEPCSHQGKTPPCAPMLAKLPIKKVVIAMKDPNPSVDGKGILHLRNNGVEVETGLLKEEAEKLNEFFIHHQTFGRPFITLKVAQTADGYLAAADGESQWITGKQSRKLVHKWRSEYDAVLVGRTTTMVDNPSLTVRHVSGRQPRRIVIDGPYELPKELNLFSDKFEEKTSIITWNKEASATDADPMLKMMQQNYFRGEILQVSKLDGHADLRQAFKLLGEKGITSVLVEGGQQLSSALIRQGLVDKLELFIAPKLLGAGTRSLINIGINKMKEIAELKEVSWTKVGDDMLLTGYF, encoded by the coding sequence ATGAGCAAACACGAACCAAATACCCCTGAACATTGGATGCAGCAAGCACTCGAACTGGCTGCACAGGGAAAAGGATACGTTGCTCCTAACCCAATGGTAGGGTGTGTGATTGTTTCTGAGGAAGGAAAGCTTGTCGGAGAAGGATACCATAAGAAGTTTGGTGAAGCACATGCTGAAGTCAATGCTGTTCAATCTATTGCAAATAAGGCTGACTTAGAAAATGCTACCGTTTATGTATCGCTTGAACCTTGTTCACACCAGGGTAAAACCCCTCCTTGTGCACCCATGCTTGCTAAATTACCTATCAAAAAGGTGGTTATAGCCATGAAGGATCCCAACCCTTCAGTAGATGGAAAGGGCATTCTTCATCTTAGAAACAATGGGGTTGAAGTGGAAACAGGGTTACTCAAAGAAGAGGCTGAAAAGCTAAATGAATTCTTTATTCACCACCAAACTTTTGGGCGACCGTTTATCACTTTAAAAGTTGCTCAAACAGCTGATGGGTATCTGGCTGCGGCTGACGGTGAGTCACAATGGATTACGGGGAAGCAGTCCAGAAAATTAGTACACAAATGGCGATCAGAATATGATGCCGTTTTGGTGGGAAGGACAACTACTATGGTTGATAACCCCAGCCTTACGGTAAGGCATGTATCTGGTCGGCAGCCTCGCCGAATCGTAATTGATGGCCCCTATGAACTCCCCAAAGAACTCAACCTGTTTTCAGACAAATTTGAGGAAAAGACATCTATAATTACCTGGAATAAAGAAGCTTCGGCAACGGATGCTGATCCCATGCTTAAGATGATGCAGCAAAACTATTTTCGGGGTGAGATCCTTCAGGTTTCCAAACTAGACGGACATGCTGATTTGCGTCAGGCTTTTAAGCTACTAGGAGAAAAGGGAATTACTTCAGTACTTGTTGAAGGAGGACAGCAGCTTTCCTCTGCTTTGATAAGACAAGGCTTAGTCGATAAACTCGAACTATTTATCGCGCCTAAGTTGTTAGGTGCAGGAACCCGATCGCTGATTAATATTGGCATCAATAAAATGAAAGAAATTGCCGAACTTAAAGAAGTCTCATGGACTAAAGTGGGTGATGATATGTTATTAACCGGATATTTTTAG
- a CDS encoding ABC transporter ATP-binding protein, which yields MIEIKNLTKSFGDNLVWRDVSFEIQDGETTAVIGKSGCGKSVLLKHLNALLYPDEGNVLVDGKCVFELSYSELRKVRQRFGILFQGGALFDSISTFENIAFPLRYFTDQGEEEIEHNVLEALGMVNLEHAAEKPTSALSGGMRKRVGLARAIILKPDYLLYDEPTSGLDPRTSEEINELINEMADNLEITSVVITHDMHSVLEVAEKVAFLDEQQLSWFGKTEDMKHSDNKNLIDFISASEYQINSKTA from the coding sequence ATGATTGAGATTAAAAATCTTACTAAGAGTTTTGGTGATAACTTGGTTTGGAGAGATGTTTCTTTTGAAATTCAGGATGGCGAAACTACGGCTGTGATAGGTAAATCAGGTTGTGGAAAATCGGTGTTGCTCAAACATTTAAATGCTCTGCTGTACCCTGATGAAGGAAATGTGCTGGTAGACGGAAAGTGTGTGTTTGAACTTAGTTACTCAGAGCTTAGAAAAGTGCGGCAAAGGTTCGGAATTCTTTTTCAGGGTGGTGCTCTGTTTGATTCCATAAGCACTTTCGAGAATATTGCTTTTCCACTTCGCTATTTTACAGATCAAGGTGAAGAGGAAATTGAGCACAATGTACTTGAAGCACTCGGCATGGTAAATCTGGAACATGCCGCTGAAAAACCAACTTCTGCGTTATCAGGAGGTATGAGAAAACGGGTTGGTTTGGCTCGGGCCATCATCTTAAAGCCCGACTATCTGCTTTATGATGAACCTACTTCCGGCCTCGACCCCAGAACTTCCGAAGAAATAAACGAACTAATAAATGAAATGGCCGACAACCTTGAGATCACTTCAGTTGTAATCACTCACGATATGCACAGTGTGCTGGAAGTGGCTGAAAAAGTGGCCTTTTTAGATGAACAACAATTAAGCTGGTTTGGCAAAACCGAAGACATGAAGCACAGCGATAATAAAAATTTGATTGACTTCATTTCTGCAAGTGAATATCAAATAAATTCTAAAACTGCATAG
- a CDS encoding ABC transporter permease, whose amino-acid sequence MISNFPGAAGLKEFGQYAQLLYQALRSSTEFSTYRKNLFQEFVKVGYESIPIIFLVGIFTGAVLTLQTAYQLDTDIYPSTIIGSIVAQSILIELAAVISALVLAGKVGARISTELGTMRVSEQIDALESMGFNSVSFLVVPRILAGLLMFPILYITAGVFGIIGGVTAGALDGILPAAEFMEGARAFFFESDIIFGFIKSIVFGFVITSISCFKGYYAFGGAEGVGTATTQATVLSCIFVLLADFALAAILL is encoded by the coding sequence ATGATTTCCAACTTTCCAGGGGCTGCCGGATTAAAAGAATTCGGACAATACGCCCAGCTATTATATCAGGCATTACGTTCTTCTACCGAGTTTAGTACCTATCGCAAAAACCTGTTTCAGGAGTTTGTGAAAGTAGGGTATGAATCTATTCCTATTATCTTTCTCGTTGGGATTTTTACAGGAGCTGTGCTTACTCTTCAAACGGCTTACCAGCTTGATACCGACATTTACCCTAGCACAATCATCGGCTCTATCGTTGCTCAGTCTATTTTGATTGAGTTGGCTGCTGTTATTAGTGCTCTTGTTTTAGCCGGAAAAGTTGGTGCCCGAATCTCTACTGAACTGGGAACCATGCGCGTTAGTGAGCAAATTGACGCGCTCGAATCTATGGGTTTTAACTCTGTTTCATTTCTGGTTGTGCCCAGAATTTTAGCCGGTCTGCTTATGTTTCCTATACTTTATATCACAGCTGGCGTTTTTGGTATTATTGGTGGTGTAACTGCTGGCGCATTAGATGGAATCCTGCCAGCAGCGGAATTTATGGAAGGTGCCCGAGCCTTCTTTTTTGAGTCTGATATTATTTTCGGTTTTATTAAATCCATTGTTTTTGGCTTTGTGATAACATCCATTTCCTGCTTCAAAGGCTACTATGCTTTTGGCGGGGCAGAAGGAGTTGGAACTGCTACCACACAAGCAACGGTTTTAAGTTGTATCTTTGTGTTGTTAGCAGATTTTGCACTAGCCGCTATATTATTATAA
- a CDS encoding potassium transporter TrkA, whose amino-acid sequence MKGFYSHSIENPALLRITTASMIMILIFVVGSTGYHYLEGMSWFEGFYMTFITISTIGFTELKNLSVEGRLFTVGIFVLGIGVISYIASQTTQLLFESELFFKRAMKKQLQKMEDHYIICGYGRIGHRIAEDLRSADLPLVIVENRDTSIDRIKRDKLAFVEGDAQSEDSLLEAGIMKAKALICTLSSDQDNVFTTLLARELRSDIFILVRTNEKQNRRKILRAGADKVISPYDIGADRMANVILRPNVDQFIDKMTRGDQQDHTFEEVLISEKSELSGKSLVEVNVRNKYSVLIIAILSESGVMNFNPESNTVINSGDSMIILGDPSKIQKFRTEVCKDLRSLSERAEQIQQ is encoded by the coding sequence ATGAAAGGATTTTACTCACATTCGATTGAGAATCCTGCACTGTTAAGGATTACAACGGCTTCTATGATCATGATATTGATTTTCGTGGTTGGATCAACCGGATATCATTATTTGGAAGGGATGAGCTGGTTTGAAGGTTTTTATATGACCTTCATCACTATTTCGACTATAGGGTTTACTGAGTTAAAGAATTTATCCGTAGAAGGGCGCCTCTTTACTGTGGGGATTTTTGTGCTCGGCATCGGCGTTATTTCTTACATTGCATCACAGACAACACAGCTTCTTTTTGAAAGTGAATTGTTCTTTAAACGAGCAATGAAAAAACAATTACAGAAAATGGAAGATCACTACATTATTTGTGGATATGGACGAATAGGTCATCGCATAGCAGAAGATTTGCGAAGCGCTGACCTACCGCTGGTTATTGTTGAGAATAGAGATACGAGTATCGACCGAATTAAAAGAGACAAACTTGCTTTTGTAGAAGGAGATGCCCAAAGCGAAGATTCGCTGCTTGAAGCCGGTATTATGAAGGCAAAAGCCTTAATATGTACGCTTTCCAGCGATCAAGACAATGTATTTACAACGTTGCTTGCGCGAGAACTTAGATCAGACATCTTCATACTCGTAAGAACAAATGAGAAACAGAATCGCCGTAAAATCTTACGGGCCGGTGCCGACAAAGTAATTTCCCCATATGATATTGGTGCAGACCGAATGGCCAATGTTATCCTCCGCCCTAATGTAGATCAATTTATTGATAAGATGACTCGGGGAGATCAGCAGGATCATACTTTTGAGGAGGTCTTAATTTCCGAGAAATCCGAACTGTCTGGGAAGTCTTTAGTAGAAGTTAACGTACGCAATAAATACTCCGTGCTTATAATTGCCATTCTTTCGGAATCAGGAGTAATGAACTTCAATCCCGAAAGTAATACAGTTATCAATTCAGGTGATTCTATGATTATCTTAGGAGACCCTTCCAAAATTCAGAAATTTAGAACCGAAGTGTGCAAAGATTTACGATCACTTTCGGAACGAGCAGAACAAATTCAACAATAG
- a CDS encoding chorismate synthase has product MIRYITAGESHGPELTGIVEGMPAGVPLSEDYIATHLVRRQQGYGRGGRMAFEKDFATITSGLRFGKTMGGPIAMTMPNRAFQKDDAGWPTVMNKKEEADGIEKITLPRPGHADLVGAQKYNFDDIRPVIERSSARETAMRVACCSVARQFLKHFGIEIGGHVLRIGSVGFDGWEDIRNIADPLIENGAESIYKAADESDVRCLDQKLSEEMREEIKVRRKEGSSLGGIYEIVITGLPAGLGSYVHWDRKLDGQLAQVIMGTQAMKGVEIGLGFEAGHRPGHEVHDEITHDGSSFKRRTNRMGGIEGGMSTGMPIIIKGVMKPIPTMLNPLSTVDMITKKETETRYERSDVCALPRAIVVAESVVAPVIANAFLEKFGGDSLAEIEANFKSATQ; this is encoded by the coding sequence ATGATAAGATATATAACAGCTGGTGAATCACATGGACCGGAATTAACAGGAATCGTTGAGGGAATGCCGGCTGGAGTTCCACTTAGTGAAGATTATATTGCGACACACTTGGTTCGACGACAACAAGGTTATGGCCGTGGCGGAAGAATGGCATTTGAAAAAGATTTTGCCACTATTACTTCCGGCCTTCGGTTTGGAAAAACTATGGGCGGGCCCATCGCAATGACAATGCCGAACCGCGCATTTCAAAAAGATGATGCTGGATGGCCAACAGTGATGAACAAAAAGGAAGAGGCTGATGGAATCGAAAAAATTACCCTGCCTCGTCCGGGACATGCTGATTTAGTGGGTGCTCAAAAGTATAACTTTGACGACATCAGGCCTGTCATTGAACGTTCCAGTGCTCGGGAGACAGCAATGCGTGTAGCATGCTGTAGCGTTGCCAGGCAATTTTTAAAGCATTTTGGAATCGAAATTGGCGGTCATGTACTCCGAATTGGCTCAGTTGGTTTTGATGGCTGGGAGGATATCCGCAACATTGCTGATCCATTAATAGAAAATGGTGCAGAATCTATTTATAAGGCCGCTGATGAATCAGATGTGCGCTGTCTTGACCAAAAACTTTCAGAAGAAATGCGCGAAGAAATCAAAGTGAGGCGTAAAGAAGGGTCTTCGCTAGGTGGTATTTATGAAATTGTAATTACAGGTTTACCTGCAGGCTTGGGAAGCTATGTGCATTGGGATAGGAAGTTGGATGGTCAGTTAGCTCAGGTAATAATGGGAACTCAGGCTATGAAAGGCGTGGAAATTGGTTTGGGTTTTGAGGCAGGCCACCGCCCCGGCCACGAGGTGCATGATGAAATTACACACGATGGATCTTCTTTTAAAAGAAGAACAAACAGAATGGGTGGGATTGAAGGCGGTATGAGTACAGGTATGCCTATCATCATAAAAGGAGTGATGAAACCTATCCCAACCATGCTGAACCCTTTAAGCACAGTAGATATGATCACCAAAAAAGAAACAGAGACCCGATATGAACGGTCAGATGTTTGTGCGCTTCCGCGGGCAATTGTGGTTGCTGAAAGCGTGGTTGCTCCCGTCATAGCTAATGCATTTTTAGAGAAGTTTGGTGGAGATTCATTAGCTGAAATTGAGGCAAATTTTAAAAGTGCCACGCAATGA
- a CDS encoding CPBP family intramembrane metalloprotease, protein MSNPVKSYFENTDNLLYSFLVSLPLFILYEFLIIISQPEGDAIVRISVDVWIKSLFTYLGVNAVSFSLLVVVIVGLFIIYRERDRLKTLKFSYFPILILESTIYAIVVAMISQSLVSLVLNLAASDPIETLTMMQKLALSLGAGLYEELFFRVILVTAFILVFTKILGKKWAGVTAAVVLSALLFSAVHYIGDMGDAFTMGSFLYRFLFGLILNGIYVWRGFGVAAWTHAIYDIMVITFLG, encoded by the coding sequence ATGAGTAATCCTGTTAAATCATATTTCGAGAATACTGACAATCTCCTTTATAGCTTTCTGGTAAGTCTGCCTCTATTTATTCTTTATGAATTCCTGATTATAATTTCACAGCCTGAAGGAGATGCTATTGTCCGAATCAGCGTAGATGTTTGGATCAAAAGTTTATTCACATACCTGGGTGTGAATGCAGTCTCATTTTCTTTGCTTGTTGTAGTAATAGTTGGGCTTTTTATTATTTACAGGGAAAGAGATCGGTTAAAGACACTCAAGTTTTCGTACTTTCCCATACTGATATTAGAGTCTACAATCTATGCTATTGTGGTTGCTATGATTAGTCAGTCGCTGGTGTCTTTGGTCCTCAATCTTGCCGCCAGTGATCCTATCGAAACACTAACCATGATGCAGAAACTGGCACTATCTTTAGGAGCCGGTTTGTATGAGGAATTATTTTTTAGAGTGATATTGGTGACGGCGTTTATACTTGTTTTTACAAAAATTTTAGGGAAGAAATGGGCAGGTGTTACCGCTGCGGTAGTCCTTTCAGCGCTGTTATTCTCTGCGGTGCATTACATTGGCGATATGGGTGATGCCTTCACGATGGGATCCTTTTTATATCGCTTTTTATTTGGTTTAATACTCAATGGGATTTATGTTTGGAGAGGATTTGGTGTGGCAGCCTGGACTCATGCCATTTATGATATAATGGTGATCACATTCTTGGGATAA
- a CDS encoding RNA polymerase subunit sigma translates to MSQLTRDEQKKQKDFDEEIIPHMDALYNFALRLTTDPNDAEDLVQDTIVKAYRFFSSYEKGTNAKAWMFRILKNSFINNYRKTSKKPSQVDYDEVSSYYESIRAERTETSDLESLMFREMMDDDLSEALTRLPEDFRTVVLLCDVDGYTYEEIANMLDVPIGTIRSRLHRGRNLLKTELLEYAKKRGYTGD, encoded by the coding sequence ATGTCTCAATTAACGAGAGATGAACAGAAAAAGCAGAAAGACTTTGATGAGGAAATTATTCCTCATATGGATGCGCTATATAATTTTGCACTGCGGCTCACCACAGATCCTAATGATGCTGAGGATTTAGTTCAAGACACCATCGTCAAAGCTTATCGGTTTTTTAGCAGTTATGAGAAAGGCACCAATGCTAAGGCATGGATGTTTCGTATTCTTAAAAACTCATTCATCAACAATTACCGTAAAACATCAAAGAAGCCCTCACAGGTAGATTATGATGAGGTTTCTTCCTACTACGAATCAATTCGGGCAGAAAGAACGGAGACATCAGATTTAGAAAGCCTAATGTTTCGTGAAATGATGGATGACGATCTTTCTGAAGCATTGACGCGACTGCCAGAAGATTTTAGAACGGTTGTTCTGTTATGTGATGTGGATGGTTATACCTACGAGGAAATAGCAAACATGCTGGATGTGCCGATCGGAACTATTCGTTCACGCCTGCATCGTGGCAGAAATCTTCTCAAAACAGAATTGCTGGAATACGCTAAGAAGCGTGGCTACACGGGTGACTGA
- a CDS encoding two-component sensor histidine kinase produces the protein MKLFVPSNRIKLILVLLLIFLGVGSVIYNQYLVAKILEQERSSVELWTRAIEFNSQLVDEQASTKLLNAVQILGSIEEVPDSVIAMIQDAESIRNSTDFVTEEIILEDRFKIPTIVIDSTDVILHERNIDPGIMNSKQKRSELVREFKSLNNPIDFVIGDQNRQITQFVYYGESPTVQMLRYFPYIQILLLGLLLGIGYTTYRSITRSEQSNLWVGMAKEAAHQLGTPISSLYGWLQLLKDEYRYEETATNIANEIEKDIQRLRGVAERFGKIGSEPELKSTDIEPILEQVMVYMERRLPRLGKSIQVKKNLNAKAKVRTNPELLQWAVENLVKNAMDSLKDQKDDAYISITSKVQEGEVIIDIEDSGSGIEIQNIKNIFKPGFSTKKRGWGLGLSLTKRIIEEYHHGSVFVLRSELNEGTTMRVTLAIENSADEVQPLIDQSPV, from the coding sequence ATGAAATTATTTGTTCCTTCTAATCGAATAAAGCTGATTTTAGTATTGTTGCTCATCTTTTTAGGGGTGGGCTCGGTTATCTATAACCAATATCTTGTTGCTAAAATCCTTGAACAGGAACGCTCCAGTGTTGAATTATGGACTCGGGCTATTGAGTTCAACAGTCAGCTTGTGGATGAACAAGCCTCCACAAAGCTCCTCAATGCTGTTCAAATCTTAGGGAGTATCGAAGAAGTTCCCGACAGTGTTATAGCCATGATTCAGGATGCAGAGTCCATTCGTAACTCAACGGATTTTGTAACCGAAGAAATCATACTGGAAGATCGCTTTAAAATTCCGACAATCGTCATCGACTCAACCGATGTTATCTTGCATGAGCGGAATATTGATCCTGGAATCATGAACTCTAAACAAAAGAGAAGCGAATTAGTCCGCGAGTTTAAAAGCCTGAACAACCCAATTGATTTTGTAATTGGAGATCAAAACCGGCAAATAACGCAGTTCGTTTATTATGGTGAAAGTCCTACCGTCCAGATGCTCCGTTATTTTCCTTACATCCAGATTTTATTATTGGGATTACTTTTGGGAATCGGGTATACCACTTATCGAAGTATAACACGCTCTGAACAATCTAACCTTTGGGTGGGAATGGCTAAAGAGGCTGCTCACCAGCTTGGCACACCTATTTCAAGTTTGTACGGTTGGCTTCAACTTTTGAAGGATGAGTATCGGTATGAAGAAACAGCTACTAACATTGCCAATGAAATTGAAAAGGATATCCAGCGGCTTCGTGGTGTGGCTGAACGCTTTGGGAAGATTGGTTCTGAACCGGAATTAAAGTCTACAGATATTGAACCTATCTTAGAGCAGGTCATGGTTTATATGGAGCGACGACTGCCTCGCTTGGGTAAGTCTATTCAAGTAAAGAAGAACCTGAATGCCAAAGCTAAAGTCCGCACTAATCCAGAACTACTTCAGTGGGCTGTGGAGAATCTTGTTAAAAATGCAATGGATTCTCTAAAGGATCAGAAAGATGACGCTTACATCTCTATCACTTCAAAAGTACAAGAGGGGGAGGTCATTATTGATATTGAAGATTCGGGAAGCGGAATAGAGATTCAGAATATCAAGAACATCTTCAAACCGGGCTTCAGTACCAAGAAAAGAGGGTGGGGATTAGGATTAAGTCTTACAAAAAGGATTATTGAAGAATATCACCACGGCAGCGTATTTGTTTTACGGTCTGAGCTTAATGAAGGAACAACAATGAGGGTTACGCTGGCTATCGAAAACAGTGCAGATGAGGTTCAGCCGCTCATCGATCAGTCACCCGTGTAG
- a CDS encoding ATP-dependent Clp protease ATP-binding subunit ClpX codes for MSDKEKNSDIVHCSFCSRSSLEVNSMVAGPGVYICDRCVEDASSIIQSDLASLARRREKSFKPMLKPVEIKNKLDEYVIGQELAKKTLSVAVYNHYKRISAETAEIDDTQIEKSNIMMLGPTGSGKTLLARTLARVIDVPFTIADATVLTEAGYVGEDVESILSNLLQAADYDVERAKRGIVYIDEVDKVARKSDNASITRDVSGEGVQQALLKILEGTVANIPPKGGRKHPEQSFIQLDTANILFICGGAFSGLEEIISRRLSTSSMGFHSKDQVKFNKEDPEIFTHVEPEDLQHFGLIPELIGRLPVISGLHELSDDAMLDILQTPKNALVKQYKKLFNMEDVELEIEEAALKAIVKKAKARKTGARGLRSIMEAAMLDIMFSLPSMKNIARCVITEETIEKQAPPVYEKQKASA; via the coding sequence ATGAGCGACAAAGAGAAAAATAGTGATATAGTACACTGCTCCTTTTGCAGCCGTTCCAGTCTGGAAGTGAACAGTATGGTAGCAGGTCCTGGAGTTTATATCTGCGACCGGTGTGTAGAAGACGCCTCCAGCATCATCCAAAGTGACTTGGCTTCTTTAGCTCGAAGAAGAGAGAAGAGCTTCAAGCCCATGCTTAAGCCCGTTGAGATCAAAAACAAGCTGGATGAATATGTAATCGGACAGGAACTTGCTAAAAAGACCTTATCTGTAGCGGTTTACAATCATTACAAGCGTATTTCTGCTGAAACTGCTGAAATTGATGATACTCAGATTGAGAAGTCTAACATCATGATGCTTGGACCTACGGGTAGTGGTAAGACGTTACTGGCCCGAACGCTTGCAAGAGTTATCGATGTCCCTTTCACCATTGCTGATGCAACGGTTTTAACAGAAGCCGGTTATGTAGGAGAGGATGTTGAAAGCATCTTGAGTAATCTTCTACAAGCAGCTGATTATGATGTTGAGCGTGCAAAGCGAGGAATCGTATATATTGACGAGGTGGACAAAGTAGCTCGCAAGAGTGATAATGCCTCAATAACTCGCGATGTAAGCGGAGAGGGCGTCCAGCAGGCTTTATTAAAGATTTTAGAAGGCACCGTCGCAAACATTCCACCAAAAGGCGGAAGAAAACATCCGGAACAGAGTTTTATACAGCTGGATACCGCTAATATTTTATTTATTTGTGGTGGAGCATTTTCCGGATTGGAAGAAATCATTTCCCGTCGGCTTTCCACAAGCTCAATGGGCTTCCATTCCAAAGACCAGGTTAAATTCAATAAAGAGGATCCTGAGATTTTCACACACGTTGAGCCGGAAGACCTTCAGCACTTTGGCCTAATACCTGAACTTATAGGCCGACTTCCGGTAATCAGTGGATTACATGAGCTCTCAGATGATGCTATGCTTGATATCCTTCAAACGCCTAAAAACGCATTGGTTAAGCAGTACAAGAAACTGTTTAACATGGAAGATGTAGAGCTCGAGATCGAAGAAGCAGCTTTAAAGGCAATTGTTAAAAAGGCAAAAGCTCGGAAAACGGGTGCACGTGGATTACGCTCTATCATGGAAGCAGCCATGCTCGACATTATGTTTAGTCTGCCTTCTATGAAGAATATAGCACGTTGCGTAATAACTGAGGAGACGATAGAGAAACAAGCTCCTCCGGTTTACGAAAAGCAAAAAGCTTCCGCTTAA